One Pseudomonadota bacterium genomic window carries:
- a CDS encoding cupin domain-containing protein — translation MTKFSIASLLSRVARFKDLRSSSEAFADTRIPEYQREIYNIIGRGVTEDAGLEPMIADNRDFNLTMMKSDPGKGSSQHDHETIECFVALSGRWAVTLGPEGEEEVILEPFDVFSVPPGVMRGLRNAGTEPAHILAILGGTDPGKATWSPHINARAKELGLYVNEAGDLVDMRKPAS, via the coding sequence ATGACCAAATTCAGCATCGCGTCCCTGCTTTCGCGGGTTGCGCGCTTTAAGGACTTACGTTCAAGCTCGGAAGCTTTTGCCGACACGCGGATACCCGAATACCAACGCGAGATTTACAACATCATCGGGCGCGGCGTGACCGAAGACGCCGGACTAGAGCCAATGATTGCCGACAATCGAGATTTCAACCTGACCATGATGAAGTCCGACCCCGGCAAAGGATCGTCACAACATGACCATGAAACGATCGAATGTTTCGTCGCGCTCAGTGGTCGTTGGGCGGTTACCTTGGGACCGGAGGGCGAGGAAGAAGTGATCCTCGAGCCGTTTGATGTGTTTTCCGTGCCGCCCGGCGTCATGCGCGGGTTGCGCAACGCCGGCACCGAGCCGGCTCACATCCTGGCCATTCTCGGCGGTACCGATCCGGGCAAAGCGACATGGTCGCCACATATCAATGCGCGGGCCAAAGAACTCGGTCTTTACGTGAATGAAGCGGGCGATCTTGTCGATATGCGCAAACCAGCAAGCTGA
- a CDS encoding catalase: MSKCPIMTTANGSPVSDNQHCLTAGPRGPLLAQDWQLFEKHAHFNRERIPERIVHAKGSGAYGKLTITEDITRFTKAKLFEPGKETECFLRFSTVAGEKGAADAERDVRGFAVKFYTEEGNWDIVGNNTPVFFVRDPYKFMDFIHSQKRDPRSNLRDATMQWDFWSHAPEAVHQITILMSDRGRPATYRHMNGYGSHAYSFINADGERFWVKFHFKTAQGQKTIGDAHAAIIIGDDRESHQRDLVTAIDRGDFPRWNMKVQIMTEAEANETDFNPFDLTKVWPHSEFPLIDVGVLELNRNAENYFADVEQVAFTPANIVPGIGHSPDKMLQMRILSYGDAQRYRLGANHQALPVNAPRCPVHTYQRDGAMRFDGNNGGAVNYQPNSFDGPVEDPSFREPPLAIGDVAERYDHRQGNDDFTQAGNLFRIMPKDEQARLMDTIAGAMAGVPDDIIGRQIGYFRSADPAYGAGVAKRLGK; this comes from the coding sequence ATGTCCAAATGCCCCATCATGACGACAGCCAATGGCAGCCCCGTCAGTGACAACCAACACTGCCTGACTGCTGGGCCGCGTGGGCCGCTGTTGGCTCAGGACTGGCAATTGTTTGAAAAGCACGCGCACTTCAATCGCGAGCGAATTCCCGAACGCATCGTCCACGCCAAGGGTTCCGGCGCGTACGGCAAGCTAACCATCACCGAAGACATCACCAGATTTACCAAGGCCAAGCTGTTTGAGCCGGGCAAGGAAACCGAATGTTTCTTGCGCTTTTCCACCGTTGCCGGTGAAAAGGGTGCCGCCGATGCCGAGCGCGACGTGCGCGGTTTCGCGGTGAAGTTCTACACCGAGGAGGGCAACTGGGACATCGTCGGCAACAACACGCCAGTGTTCTTTGTCCGGGATCCGTACAAATTCATGGACTTCATCCACTCGCAGAAGCGCGACCCCAGAAGCAATTTACGCGACGCCACTATGCAGTGGGATTTCTGGTCGCATGCGCCGGAGGCCGTGCATCAGATCACCATTCTGATGTCAGATCGCGGCCGTCCGGCCACGTACCGCCACATGAATGGGTACGGCTCCCACGCCTACAGCTTTATCAACGCCGACGGCGAGCGCTTTTGGGTCAAGTTTCATTTCAAGACGGCGCAGGGCCAAAAGACAATCGGCGACGCTCACGCCGCCATAATCATCGGCGACGACCGTGAAAGCCATCAACGCGATCTGGTGACAGCCATCGATCGCGGAGACTTCCCGCGCTGGAATATGAAAGTCCAGATCATGACCGAGGCCGAGGCGAATGAAACCGATTTCAATCCATTCGACCTCACCAAAGTGTGGCCGCACAGTGAATTTCCTCTGATCGACGTGGGAGTCCTGGAGTTGAACCGCAATGCCGAAAACTACTTCGCGGATGTGGAACAGGTGGCGTTCACCCCGGCCAACATCGTGCCTGGAATCGGCCACAGCCCCGACAAGATGTTGCAAATGCGCATCCTGTCTTACGGCGATGCGCAACGTTACCGGCTCGGGGCCAACCATCAGGCGCTTCCGGTTAACGCGCCGCGTTGCCCGGTGCACACTTATCAGCGCGATGGTGCCATGCGCTTCGATGGCAATAATGGTGGTGCGGTCAACTACCAGCCCAACAGCTTCGATGGCCCTGTGGAAGACCCGTCATTCCGGGAGCCGCCGTTAGCGATCGGTGATGTTGCTGAGCGCTACGACCACCGCCAAGGTAATGACGATTTCACCCAGGCCGGCAATCTGTTTCGCATCATGCCAAAAGACGAGCAGGCGCGTTTGATGGACACCATCGCGGGCGCGATGGCCGGCGTGCCCGACGATATCATCGGCCGTCAAATCGGTTATTTTCGCAGCGCCGACCCGGCTTACGGTGCCGGGGTCGCTAAGCGCCTGGGTAAATAA
- a CDS encoding hydrogen peroxide-inducible genes activator — MKLLPSLKQLEYLTALADVQHFGKAADRCSVTPSTLSAGIRDLETVLGVTLAERTKRTVMMTPVGLEIAARARLLLRDADDIMALAAPHRNPMTGGMTLGIIPTIGPFLLPRVLPALNAAYPLLQLYLREEQTAPVLARLRDGEIDLAMIALPFEIGDLTVRELFDDIFQFACHRDHPLAGKKTISDSDIVDQPLLLLEEGHCLRGHALDACRLQSSRIRIQFEATSLHTIVQMVAAGLGVTLLPQLAIDSNITSAHDIQLIPLSDKPSRRIGLAWRTASPRVPEFELLAAALQS, encoded by the coding sequence GTGAAACTTCTGCCCAGCCTCAAGCAACTCGAATATCTGACCGCTCTGGCGGACGTGCAGCATTTCGGCAAAGCAGCAGATCGCTGCAGCGTCACGCCGTCGACATTGAGCGCTGGTATTCGCGACCTGGAAACGGTGCTGGGTGTGACCTTGGCCGAGCGCACCAAGCGGACGGTCATGATGACGCCCGTGGGGCTGGAAATTGCCGCAAGGGCGCGGCTTTTGCTGCGCGATGCCGATGACATCATGGCACTGGCCGCGCCGCATCGAAATCCCATGACCGGAGGGATGACACTCGGCATTATTCCGACCATCGGCCCGTTTCTTCTGCCGCGGGTTCTGCCGGCACTAAATGCAGCTTATCCTTTGCTGCAGCTTTATTTGCGCGAAGAGCAAACCGCGCCTGTTCTCGCGCGCCTGCGCGACGGTGAGATCGACCTGGCAATGATCGCGTTACCATTCGAAATCGGCGATCTGACCGTCCGCGAGTTGTTCGATGATATTTTTCAATTTGCCTGTCATCGCGATCATCCTCTGGCCGGTAAAAAGACGATCTCAGACAGCGATATTGTTGACCAACCGCTTTTATTGCTCGAAGAAGGCCATTGTCTTCGCGGACATGCGCTCGACGCCTGCCGATTGCAGAGTTCACGCATCCGGATTCAATTTGAGGCGACTAGCCTGCATACCATTGTGCAAATGGTGGCGGCGGGCCTCGGTGTGACGCTGCTGCCGCAATTGGCGATCGATTCAAATATCACCAGCGCACACGATATCCAGCTCATTCCCCTATCGGACAAGCCGTCGCGGCGGATCGGGCTTGCTTGGCGAACGGCATCACCGCGTGTTCCTGAGTTCGAGTTGCTCGCCGCAGCCTTGCAGTCTTAA